The Ralstonia pseudosolanacearum genome includes the window GGGCGCGGCCTCGGCCGGTCCAGGTGGCGCCGGTCTTGGGATCGCGGTATTTGGGGACCGGGGCAGCTTTGGGGCCACGCTTGGCGGCGCGCTTCGGTGCCAGGCCGATGTCCTCGGCGGTCAGGCCGTACTCCAGCACGACTTGACGCACCTGCTCGGTGACGGTTGCCAGCTCTTTCTGGCGAGCGGCTTCGAGCTGCTCTTCCAGCTTGTTCCTTTGCGCAAGCAGGTCTTTGTAGGTTGCCATGTGAACTCCCCATGAGGATTGTTGTTGTGGGAATGACCGGGTCAAGCGTTTGTTGCAACTGCTCGCAACAGATGAAGACGAATCGCATTGACCCGAATCCGGAATTCTAATACCACGACAGCAAATCCGGTGGCATCCACGCATGAAGTGTTTGGCAACAGATTCTGCGTCTCCATCCAGATCGAAAGTCGATTTCAATCGCCATTCAATATGGAATTCTGCAGCAGTTTTGCCATGCGTATCACAATAGGCGGCGGCGCGGAATCCACATAGGAAATGGCTCGACTAAGCATCGCAATCCGCTTTTGCTCGATGGAGTTGCTAAATGTGATCTGCTTGGTTTCCCCGCCTGTCACTTGGCCTTCGGAGTTGGCGCGGTTGCGGACTTCGCGCTTGACGAGATGGCGCGTAGTGCGAGCGCTCAATGTTTCGTTGCGTTTGTTGACAGGTGTGCCCGCTTGTTCAGGATGCTGATCAAGGTACCGGGTAACCGAGCTGCCAGCTTGACTATGCTTCATCATGCGAGCATCGACCAGCGGTGTGCCATCAAGCACGAGCAGCGCGCCTAATTGCTCAGTGCGTTCGGCACGAGATACGCTGAGTGAGGGATCGCCACCGTTGCGCAAGGTGTCGTGAAGCGTTGCAAAGGCGTCACCTTTGTCCTGCATTTTGAGAGCGAGTGACAGGGACAGCGTCCGGCAGTCAAAAAATGACTTCTGAATGTCGACCGGGATGAACGCGCATTTCGCTGCCTCGCCAAATTCGCTATTCACGTTATCGGC containing:
- a CDS encoding H-NS histone family protein, producing the protein MATYKDLLAQRNKLEEQLEAARQKELATVTEQVRQVVLEYGLTAEDIGLAPKRAAKRGPKAAPVPKYRDPKTGATWTGRGRAPAWIGKNRDKFLIA